The following DNA comes from Harpia harpyja isolate bHarHar1 chromosome 20, bHarHar1 primary haplotype, whole genome shotgun sequence.
GTGGGAGGAACTcaccgggggagcggcggggtcCGCGCGGCGGGCGCCGGCAGGGTCCTCCCCGAGCAGCGGCGCGGGCTCgtcgggcggcggccgggccgggagggTGTCGCAGCAGCTGCCGCCCGACAAGCGGAGCTGGCTCTTGCGCGAGTCGGCGGTGAGCGACACCTCGTGCGAGTAGGAGTGCAGGAAGGCGCGGACGCCGTCGATGCCCACGAAGTGCGAGGCCGGGACGCCGCGCAaggcgccgctgcccgccgccagcAGCTGCGAGCGGCGCCAGCGCCGCAGGcgcagcgccagcagcagcagcaggaaggcgAGGAAGAGGCAGGACACGGCCGCCACGGCCACCACCAGCCACCGCGTCAGGCTGCCGGCCGGctcgcccggcgccgccgccgccgcgctgcccagCTCCGACAGCAGCTCGGCCACGCTCTCCGCCAGCACCACCGTCAGCGTGGCCGTGGCCGACAGCGCCGGCCGCCCGTGgtccttcaccaccaccaccaggctCTGCCGCGCCGCGTCGCGGGCCAGCGGGAAGCGCGCCGTCCGCACCTCGCCGCTGTGCAGCCCCACGCGGAACAGCCCCGGCTCCGTCGCCTTGGCCAGCTCGTACGACAGCCACGCGTTCTGCCCCGCGTCCGCGTCCACCGCCACCACCTTGGCCACCAGCGCCCCGGGCTCCGCCGAGCGCGGCGCCAGCTCCACGCCCGCCcagcccgcgcccgccgccggcgccgccggcgggtACAGCACCTGCGGCGCGTTGTCGTTCTCGTCCACGATCACGAGCCGCACCGACACGTTGCTGCTCAGCGCCGGCGCGCCGCCGTCCTCCGCccgcacccacagccccacctcGCGCACCTCCTCGTAGTCGAAGGAGCGCAGCGCGTACAGCGCGCCCGTCTCCGCCTGCACCGACACGTAGGACGACAGCGGCGCGCCCCGCACCCGCCCCTCCGACAGCCGGTACCGCACGCGCGCGTTCTGCCCCCAGTCCGCGTCCGCCGCCCGCACCGTCAGCACCAGCGCGCCCGCCGCGTTGTTCTCGGGCAGCCGGGCGCTGTAGCGCGCCTCCGCGAACAccggcgcgttgtcgttcacgTCCAGCACCCGCAGCGCCAGCACCGCGCTGCTCCACAGCGCCGGCGACCCGCCGTCCGCCGCCCGCACCGTCACGTTGTACTCCGCCACCTCCTCCCGGTCCAGCTCCCTCGCCGTCACCACGCGGTAGTAGCTGCCCTGCGAGCTCCGCAGCCGGAACGGGACGCCCCCGTCCAGCGAGCACCGCACCTCGCCGTTCGCCCCCGAGTCCCGGTCCTGCACGTGCAGCAGGGCCACCACCGTCCCCGGCGGCGCGTCCTCCGAGATCGCGCTCAGCGCCGATCGCACCGAAATCTCGGGCGCGTTGTCGTTGACGTCTGTCACCGTGATCGCGACTTTGGCCGTGTCGAAAAGGCCCCCGCCGTCTTCTGCCTGCACCTCCAGTTCGTGCGAGTCGCCTTCCTCGAAATCCAGGTTCTGCACCAGCGTGATGGCTCCCGTCTCGGCGTCCAGCTGGAAAATCTCCGATGCCAAGTCCTTCGTTTTCCTCAATGAGTATTTCACGTGCCCGTAGAGCCCCTCGTCGGCGTCGGTGGCCGTGACGGTGACGAGGGTGGAGCCCACGGGCACGTCCTCCGGCACACGCAGCGTGTACTCCGCCTGGCTGAACACGGGCGCGTTGTCGTTCGCGTCCAGCACCGCCACGCGGATCCGCGCCGTGCCCGTCCGCGCCGGCTCTCCGCCGTCGCTCGCCCTCAGCACCAGCTCGTGAAACGCCGCCTCCTCCCGGTCCAGCGCCTTCGCCAGCACCAGCTCGGGACGCTGATCCCCGCCGGGGCCCGCCTGCACGGCCAGCGAGAAGTGCTCGTCGCCGCTCAGCTCGTAGCTCTGCAGCGAATTCCGTCCCGAGTCCGGGTCGTGGGCCTCGGCCAGGGGAAACCGCGACCCCGGGGCTGTCGTCTCGCTCATTCTCTCCTCCAGCGCGATTTCCTTGAAGCTGGGCGCGTTGTCGTTAATGTCCGTGATTTCCACTTCGATTTCGTAAAACTTCATTTCCCCCTCCACTATCACCTCACAGCGCAGCACGCATTTCTCCACCAGCCGGCACAGCTGCTCTCTGTCTATCCTCTCCGCCGTCACCAAATGTCCCGTCTTGCCGTGCAGAGCGAAATACTGCGTCCTCCCCTCGGAGACAATGCGGACGCCGCGTTCGCGGAGCgccggcagctccagccccaggtCTTTGGCCACGTCGCCCACGAACGAGCCCTTCGGCATCTCCTCGGGAACCGAGTAGCGCAGCTGCCCCCACGCCGCCTCCCACGCCGCCACCAGGACGCACCACAGCACGGCTCGCTCCCGCCGGCCCCAGCGCCTCCCCGCCGCGCACatcgccgccgcggccccgcaccgccgccgcACGCTCCTCGCAGacgctccggctccggctccgcttCCCTCTAAGGCTCCGGCCCCGGCTGCCGCtcccggccgctgccgccggcccctcCGCCTCGCTGCAGCACGGCTCCGCACCGCGGGGACGCTCGCAGACCGCCCGGCCGCCGAGCCAGCCAGCCAGCGAGCGAGCGAGCCGGGCCGCagcgggcggggctgccggcagcgctCCGGCCTTCCTCTCGCTCCTCCTCGGTCAACAGCGGCGCCCGCAGCCTCCTCCCGGCACTGCAGGCACCGAGCGCGGCCgagcgctgcccgccctgcctttcccgcgggcagcgggcggggACGGCACCGTCGCCACGGGGACAGCGGGGCCCGTCCAGCGGTCATCTCCTGCGCCGGCTTTTCGCCAGCCCATCTCTCCTTCGACCCTCGAGGCGATCACGaccaggaggaaggcagaggcctCCCGCCGCCGTGCTGCTTCAACCGCACGGGAAAAGTCACTTGCTAACGCCGAGACATGCCAAGTAAAATAATGTCTCTTCGTCTCACATGCTCACACGAGCCTCATACCATTAGTCCGAAAGCACAATCTCCTATTTGTGTAGCAGTCACGCCTGAATGACTGGTGCaaggagagcaagagaaaacgggctctgaaatacaaaacgggATATTCAGACACACACCCCCGGAGAACCAGCGGTATCGGGCTCCTGAAAGCAAGCGGCAGGGACTGTGCTTTAAATACCTCCGTTCCTAAGGAACACGCTTGGAATTAACTACGCCACGACCATTGACTGAGATTAGGCATTTAAAGGCTGAAGCGTGGCTGAAGCAGGCACATGGAGCCACCTGCAAAGAAAGAGGACTTTTAAGCTCACAAGGAACCCCAATTCAATATGGGGAAGAAATAGCGAAACTTTTGCAGGCAGTTCTTCAACCCAAGGAAGTTCCAATAACACATGGTAAAGCCCTTCAGAGTGGGAATAGTGAAATGATAAAGGGAAATCGAAAAGCGGATCAAGTGGCAAAAGAAGCAGCTCTCAAAGAGTCAACAGTTGAAGGACCCTTAATTCCAGCACCTCGTTTACAATCATCACCTCCACAATATACTGAGAGAGAAGATCAATTGCCAGAACAATTGGATTGTTCTAAGAATGATCAGGGATGGTGGGTGACACCTTTAAAGCAATTGCTACTTTCTGAAAAGATGATGGAAATTCTACTTAAAAGATTGCGTCGAGAAACACcttcaaaagcaaatgcattgGTATTGATTGCCAAAAAGATAGCTTGTAGGACCAAAAATGCAAAACCTGACAGACATAAT
Coding sequences within:
- the LOC128155094 gene encoding LOW QUALITY PROTEIN: uncharacterized protein LOC128155094 (The sequence of the model RefSeq protein was modified relative to this genomic sequence to represent the inferred CDS: deleted 1 base in 1 codon) — translated: MAGRQRQSRRRAAGRVLLPALLLGLCCRAAPERVRYAIPEELGRGSLVGPLARDLGLSPADLPARQLRLSAEKQYFGVSGETGNLYVSERLDREEMCGEAASCSVSFEALVQNPLNVFHVEVAILDINDNAPRFLQDSFQLEINELTSPGTRFALGTAEDADVGSNSLQGYELEANGYFAVEVKESQDGSKFAELVLRRALDREREQSLRLVLTALDGGEPPRSGTAQLCINVTDANDNPPVFAHDSYRASLREDAPPGSVVLNVSASDADAGTNARFTYGFGKMPAKVLQKFVVDAESGTITLQEALDFEDTRGYTLLVEARDGGGLVAHCEVEVEVLDVNDNAPEVTLASVSSPVPEDAPAGTVVALVKVRDRDSGENGQVSCELSGEAPLSIVASSGGSYKVVTASALDREQAPEHRVAVVARDRGSPALSSRAALVLEVSDVNDNAPVFEEAAYSAYVAENNAAGAPVLRVRARDADAGANGRVSYWLAGGSAGAAPYVSVEARSGAVYAQRSFDYEQCREFAVAVRAQDGGAPARSSTATVRVFVLDRNDNAPRVLWPAAGAGAAGAGAGASPAAAPFEVVPRSAEAGYLVAKVVAVDADAGRNAWLSYELVQAPEPALFRVGLHSGEVRTARAVSERDAAKQRLVAVVKDHGQPALSATATLHVVLAESLQEALPELSERAAGADSPAELQFYLVLALALLSALFLLSVALAVLARVRRAGPPAVLRCLGAQRFSVAGAAFPADFCEGTLPYSYNLCVAPGRAVAEGAWLPPPLPSLAAEELLGAEPCGKRSPTSSAGAGEPPADAEAPQVCKPAQSLPLSPWSKERWAGEKPAQEMTAGRAPLSPWRRCRPRPLPAGKAGRAALGRARCLQCREEAAGAAVDRGGARGRPERCRQPRPLRPGSLARWLAGSAAGRSASVPAVRSRAAARRRGRRQRPGAAAGAGALEGSGAGAGASARSVRRRCGAAAAMCAAGRRWGRRERAVLWCVLVAAWEAAWGQLRYSVPEEMPKGSFVGDVAKDLGLELPALRERGVRIVSEGRTQYFALHGKTGHLVTAERIDREQLCRLVEKCVLRCEVIVEGEMKFYEIEVEITDINDNAPSFKEIALEERMSETTAPGSRFPLAEAHDPDSGRNSLQSYELSGDEHFSLAVQAGPGGDQRPELVLAKALDREEAAFHELVLRASDGGEPARTGTARIRVAVLDANDNAPVFSQAEYTLRVPEDVPVGSTLVTVTATDADEGLYGHVKYSLRKTKDLASEIFQLDAETGAITLVQNLDFEEGDSHELEVQAEDGGGLFDTAKVAITVTDVNDNAPEISVRSALSAISEDAPPGTVVALLHVQDRDSGANGEVRCSLDGGVPFRLRSSQGSYYRVVTARELDREEVAEYNVTVRAADGGSPALWSSAVLALRVLDVNDNAPVFAEARYSARLPENNAAGALVLTVRAADADWGQNARVRYRLSEGRVRGAPLSSYVSVQAETGALYALRSFDYEEVREVGLWVRAEDGGAPALSSNVSVRLVIVDENDNAPQVLYPPAAPAAGAGWAGVELAPRSAEPGALVAKVVAVDADAGQNAWLSYELAKATEPGLFRVGLHSGEVRTARFPLARDAARQSLVVVVKDHGRPALSATATLTVVLAESVAELLSELGSAAAAAPGEPAGSLTRWLVVAVAAVSCLFLAFLLLLLALRLRRWRRSQLLAAGSGALRGVPASHFVGIDGVRAFLHSYSHEVSLTADSRKSQLRLSGGSCCDTLPARPPPDEPAPLLGEDPAGARRADPAAPPVSSSHQPFSAARRDATLPSAASPPFPPRFCLLPREVEVAGRQSFAQRRAGRWRLLLPGGERGIAAQRDSCCGRQEKREAAVACWSFLSGGLAAFITSLMCYMLFTDPASPGGQLLFEF